Proteins found in one Oncorhynchus tshawytscha isolate Ot180627B linkage group LG25, Otsh_v2.0, whole genome shotgun sequence genomic segment:
- the LOC112224584 gene encoding polycomb group RING finger protein 5-B isoform X1: protein MATQRTPLVKDFNHFITCYLCRGYLIKPTTVTECLHTFCKSCIIQHFEDSNDCPKCGIQVHETNPLEMLRLDNTLEEIIFKLVPGLRDKEEQQEIDFWRKNKSKENGQGDCLGSRLGLSDDEDGDEDGQDYHRSDPQIAICLDCLHNNGHAADDTVKCLMKKFLRCSSRVTVGTIKKFLSLKLKLSSSCELDVLCNGEIMGKDHTLEFIYMTRWRLHGDNTYPMVLEYRPRIDFG, encoded by the exons ATGGCCACTCAGAGGACACCCCTGGTCAAAGACTTTAACCACTTCATTACCTGCTACCTGTGCAGAGGTTACCTGATCAAACCCACCACGGTCACTGAGTGCCTGCACACAt TTTGTAAGAGCTGTATCATCCAGCACTTTGAAGACAGTAATGACTGTCCCAAATGTGGCATTCAAGTCCATGAAACCAACCCTCTAGAGATGCTAAG gtTGGACAATACTCTTGAGGAAATCATTTTCAAGCTTGTACCTGGATTACGAGACA AAGAGGAACAGCAGGAGATTGATTTCTGGAGGAAGAATAAATCCAAAGAAAATGGACAAG GAGACTGCCTTGGGTCTAGGCTTGGGCTcagtgatgatgaggatggtgatgaAGATGGTCAGGATTATCACAGGAGTGACCCCCAGATAGCCATCTGCCTGGACTGTCTCCACAACAATGGACATGCTGCAGACGACACAGtaaag TGTTTAATGAAGAAGTTCCTTCGCTGCTCTAGTCGAGTCACAGTGGGAACCATCAAGAAGTTTCTCAGTCTAAAGTTAAAGCTTTCAAGCTCTTGTGAG CTGGATGTGCTGTGTAACGGGGAGATCATGGGTAAGGACCACACCCTGGAGTTCATCTACATGACCCGCTGGAGGCTGCACGGTGACAAC ACATATCCCATGGTCCTGGAGTACAGGCCACGAATAGACTTTGGCTGA
- the LOC112224584 gene encoding polycomb group RING finger protein 5-B isoform X2, translating into MATQRTPLVKDFNHFITCYLCRGYLIKPTTVTECLHTFCKSCIIQHFEDSNDCPKCGIQVHETNPLEMLRLDNTLEEIIFKLVPGLRDKEQQEIDFWRKNKSKENGQGDCLGSRLGLSDDEDGDEDGQDYHRSDPQIAICLDCLHNNGHAADDTVKCLMKKFLRCSSRVTVGTIKKFLSLKLKLSSSCELDVLCNGEIMGKDHTLEFIYMTRWRLHGDNTYPMVLEYRPRIDFG; encoded by the exons ATGGCCACTCAGAGGACACCCCTGGTCAAAGACTTTAACCACTTCATTACCTGCTACCTGTGCAGAGGTTACCTGATCAAACCCACCACGGTCACTGAGTGCCTGCACACAt TTTGTAAGAGCTGTATCATCCAGCACTTTGAAGACAGTAATGACTGTCCCAAATGTGGCATTCAAGTCCATGAAACCAACCCTCTAGAGATGCTAAG gtTGGACAATACTCTTGAGGAAATCATTTTCAAGCTTGTACCTGGATTACGAGACA AGGAACAGCAGGAGATTGATTTCTGGAGGAAGAATAAATCCAAAGAAAATGGACAAG GAGACTGCCTTGGGTCTAGGCTTGGGCTcagtgatgatgaggatggtgatgaAGATGGTCAGGATTATCACAGGAGTGACCCCCAGATAGCCATCTGCCTGGACTGTCTCCACAACAATGGACATGCTGCAGACGACACAGtaaag TGTTTAATGAAGAAGTTCCTTCGCTGCTCTAGTCGAGTCACAGTGGGAACCATCAAGAAGTTTCTCAGTCTAAAGTTAAAGCTTTCAAGCTCTTGTGAG CTGGATGTGCTGTGTAACGGGGAGATCATGGGTAAGGACCACACCCTGGAGTTCATCTACATGACCCGCTGGAGGCTGCACGGTGACAAC ACATATCCCATGGTCCTGGAGTACAGGCCACGAATAGACTTTGGCTGA